The following coding sequences are from one Rattus rattus isolate New Zealand chromosome 11, Rrattus_CSIRO_v1, whole genome shotgun sequence window:
- the LOC116912637 gene encoding LOW QUALITY PROTEIN: UDP-glucuronosyltransferase 2B17-like (The sequence of the model RefSeq protein was modified relative to this genomic sequence to represent the inferred CDS: inserted 1 base in 1 codon), which produces MPGKWISALLLLQISCCFQSGNCGKVLGWPMEFSHWMNIKTILDELVQRGHEVTVLKPSAYYVLGLKKSPDLKFETFPTSVSKDELQNYFVKLVDVWTYELPRDTCLSYSPMLQNMVDEFSYYYLCLCKDAVSNKQLXAKLQESKFDVLLSDPVAACEELIAEVLHIPLSFSPGFKIEKYCGKFILPPFYAPIILSGLAGQLTLIDRVKNMICMRYFDFWFQTCNEKNWNLFYSEILGRPTTLAETMGKAEMWLIRILLGFGVSHPTLANVDYVGGRHCKPAKPLPKVEVVGSSQLYSETNTLKVTKGHESIEHEFQLRSIIK; this is translated from the exons ATGCCTGGGAAGTGGATTTCTGCTCTGCTCCTGCTACAGATAAGTTGCTGTTTCCAATCTGGGAACTGTGGGAAGGTGTTGGGGTGGCCGATGGAATTCAGCCACTGGatgaatataaaaacaatacTGGATGAACTTGTACAGAGGGGCCATGAAGTCACTGTTCTGAAACCTTCGGCTTACTATGTTCTTGGTCTGAAAAAATCGCCAGACCTTAAGTTTGAAACTTTTCCTACATCTGTCAGTAAAGATGAGCtgcaaaattattttgtaaagcTTGTGGATGTGTGGACTTATGAGTTGCCAAGAGATACATGTTTGTCATATTCTCCTATGCTTCAAAATATGGTTGATGAATTTTCCTATTATTATCTATGTCTTTGTAAAGACGCCGTTTCAAACAAGCAGC ATGCAAAACTACAGGAATCCAAGTTTGATGTTCTTTTGTCAGATCCTGTCGCTGCCTGTGAGGAGCTGATAGCCGAAGTGCTCCACATTCCTTTAAGCTTCTCTCCAGGCTTCAAAATTGAAAAGTACTGTGGAAAATTTATACTCCCTCCATTTTATGCGCCTATAATTTTGTCAGGACTGGCTGGCCAACTGACATTAATAGACAGGGTAAAAAATATGATATGTATGCGTTATTTTGACTTTTGGTTCCAGACATGTAATGAGAAGAATTGGAATCTGTTTTACAGTGAGATTTTGG GAAGGCCCACCACATTAGCTGAAACAATGGGTAAAGCAGAAATGTGGCTCATTAGGATCCTACTGGGATTTGGAGTTTCCCACCCAACATTAGCAAATGTTGACTATGTTGGAGGACGCCACTGCAAACCTGCTAAACCCTTGCCTAAG GTGGAAGTGGTAGGcagtagccaactttattcagagacCAACACTCTGAAGGTCACAAAAGGACATGAGTCCATAGAACATGAGTTCCAGCTGCGCTCAATCATAAAATGA